A genomic window from Betta splendens chromosome 24, fBetSpl5.4, whole genome shotgun sequence includes:
- the LOC114849405 gene encoding ankyrin repeat and SOCS box protein 2-like isoform X1 produces the protein MQANWSSIMSSASVSPSGSAAPDPNFEDYSPYSNLSDEELLQLAIERSLTDATNNRKTSTSPPPSPPQPDSNMNSAALNLGQAQAKHSQHPPVKKSHDLPPTSTTAHYSSPNPPSEKPPDPKTFVGTISRFMTGSGKRMVAYRRPDGTMVFIAPEPEEEEEPLFKAISIGNVNRVKALVMQPATNLMLPSKPGWLAIHQAAWFGQDVCLKVLLSAQPGMINKRTDRGESALLVAISKDRLRCVQVLLANGADPEITNYDKETPLYKACERNNAAMVAVLLNHGVAVNTPCIHGCTALQEAVAQNNSEICEMLLKAGAKHKLTNMFGISPLFTAAQSGHLAALRFLLKCGADINTQAADGATALYEASKNGHKEIVELLLFQNADANKPGKTGLLPLHIAAQKGSDIIVSMLVPATSKARVRRTGISPLHLAAERNSDDVLEILIETGFDVNAQLSEEWSKMYEDRRSTALYFAVINNNIDATRMLLAAGANPNVDMFKPLMVAARQGCIQTVALLVEHGADINAGIPTHPTTFPAVYMFSMKYLAMFKYLLDHGGHALPCFDCVYGSDPHPSIKTTRSQRDELRYSGSLSLESQFRRGVQFCEMISVPSISRWAGPIIDVLLDYVGHVTLCARLMEHLDSYSDWSVIKEKAAPPRPLLQLCRLQILKLVGRHRVKRLQLPGGLIRFLQHQEAQLDNH, from the exons ATGCAGGCTAACTGG AGTTCCATCATGTCATCAGCCAGCGTCTCTCCTTCTGGATCAGCAGCCCCTGATCCCAACTTTGAGGATTATTCCCCTTATAGTAATCTAAGTGATGAAGAACTGTTGCAGCTTGCAATTGAGCGCAGTCTAACTGATGCAACCAAcaacaggaagaccagcacctCCCCTCCCCCATCTCCTCCCCAACCTGACAGCAACATGAACTCTGCTGCTCTAAACCTTGGCCAAGCTCAAGCGAAACACTCCCAACATCCACCTGTAAAAAAGTCCCACGATCTGCCACCAACTTCAACCACTGCCCACTACAGTTCTCCAAATCCCCCGTCTGAAAAGCCTCCTGATCC GAAAACATTTGTGGGGACAATCAGTCGTTTTATGACTGGTTCTGGAAAGAGGATGGTGGCTTATCGCAGACCTGATGGGACTATGGTCTTCATTGCACCAGAACCTGAAGA ggaggaggagcctTTATTTAAAGCCATCAGTATTGGAAACGTGAACAGAGTCAAAGCATTGGTGATGCAGCCAGCAACAAACCTGATGCTGCCCAGCAAACCAGGTTGGCTTGCCATTCATCAGGCTGCGTGGTTTGGCCAAGACGTCTGTCTAAAGGTTCTGTTGTCAG CTCAGCCCGGGATGATCAACAAGAGAACTGATCGTGGTGAGTCTGCGCTGCTCGTCGCTATCAGCAAAGACCGGCTGAGATGTGTTCAAGTGCTTCTAGCAAATGGAGCCGACCCTGAGATTACCAACTATGATAAGGAGACTCCACTCTACAAAG CTTGTGAGAGGAATAACGCTGCAATGGTGGCCGTGTTGTTGAACCATGGAGTGGCAGTAAACACTCCTTGTATTCATGGCTGCACTGCACTGCAAGAAGCTGTGGCCCAGAATAACAGTGAGATCTGTGAGATGTTGCTGAAGGCTGGAGctaaacacaaactcacaaatATGTTTGGCATCTCCCCGctcttcactgcagctcagagtgGGCATCTTGCAGCACTACGCTTTCTTCTCAAATGTG GTGCAGACATCAACACTCAGGCAGCTGATGGAGCCACTGCTTTGTACGAGGCATCAAAAAATGGACACAAAGAAATTGTGGAGCTCCTTCTTTTTCAGAATGCTGATGCCAACAAACCTGGAAAGACGGGCCTGTTACCGCTGCACATTGCTGCCCAGAAAGGAAGTGACAT cATTGTGTCCATGTTGGTTCCAGCCACCAGTAAGGCCAGAGTTCGGCGAACTGGAATCAGCCCACTTCACCTGGCAGCTGAACGTAACAGTGATGATGTGTTGGAGATTCTGATTGAGACAGGCTTTGATGTCAACGCTCAGCTCTCTGAAGAGTGGTCCAAGATGTATGAGGACCGCCGCAGCACAGCTTTGTACTTCGCTgtcatcaacaacaacattgATGCCACTCGCATGCTGCTGGCCGCTGGTGCTAACCCAAATGTGGATATGTTTAAGCCACTGATGGTGGCGGCAAGACAGGGATGCATCCAGACAGTCGCCCTGCTGGTGGAGCATGGAGCTGACATCAACGCCGGTATCCCCACCCACCCCACCACCTTCCCTGCAGTCTACATGTTCTCTATGAAGTACTTAGCCATGTTTAAGTATTTACTGGACCACGGAGGCCACGCGCTCCCCTGCTTTGATTGTGTCTACGGCAGTGACCCTCATCCATCAATCAAGACCACCCGATCACAGAGGGATGAGCTTCGCTACAGTGGCAGTCTGTCGCTGGAGTCACAGTTTAGGCGAGGTGTTCAG TTCTGTGAGATGATTTCCGTCCCGAGTATCAGTCGATGGGCTGGCCCAATTATTGATGTCCTATTGGACTACGTCGGTCATGTCACTCTGTGCGCCAGGCTGATGGAACACCTGGACAGTTACTCTGACTGGAGTGTCATAAAAGAGAAAGCAG cCCCCCCGCGaccactgctgcagctctgcaggctaCAAATACTGAAGCTGGTTGGACGTCATCGCGTGAAGAGGTTGCAGCTTCCTGGAGGTCTGATCCGTTTCCTGCAGCATCAGGAGGCACAACTCGACAACCACTGA
- the LOC114849405 gene encoding ankyrin repeat and SOCS box protein 2-like isoform X3 — MQANWSSIMSSASVSPSGSAAPDPNFEDYSPYSNLSDEELLQLAIERSLTDATNNRKTSTSPPPSPPQPDSNMNSAALNLGQAQAKHSQHPPVKKSHDLPPTSTTAHYSSPNPPSEKPPDPKTFVGTISRFMTGSGKRMVAYRRPDGTMVFIAPEPEEEEEPLFKAISIGNVNRVKALVMQPATNLMLPSKPGWLAIHQAAWFGQDVCLKVLLSAQPGMINKRTDRGESALLVAISKDRLRCVQVLLANGADPEITNYDKETPLYKACERNNAAMVAVLLNHGVAVNTPCIHGCTALQEAVAQNNSEICEMLLKAGAKHKLTNMFGISPLFTAAQSGHLAALRFLLKCGADINTQAADGATALYEASKNGHKEIVELLLFQNADANKPGKTGLLPLHIAAQKGSDIIVSMLVPATSKARVRRTGISPLHLAAERNSDDVLEILIETGFDVNAQLSEEWSKMYEDRRSTALYFAVINNNIDATRMLLAAGANPNVDMFKPLMVAARQGCIQTVALLVEHGADINAGIPTHPTTFPAVYMFSMKYLAMFKYLLDHGGHALPCFDCVYGSDPHPSIKTTRSQRDELRYSGSLSLESQFRRGVQFCEMISVPSISRWAGPIIDVLLDYVGHVTLCARLMEHLDSYSDWSVIKEKAGDSVMNTK, encoded by the exons ATGCAGGCTAACTGG AGTTCCATCATGTCATCAGCCAGCGTCTCTCCTTCTGGATCAGCAGCCCCTGATCCCAACTTTGAGGATTATTCCCCTTATAGTAATCTAAGTGATGAAGAACTGTTGCAGCTTGCAATTGAGCGCAGTCTAACTGATGCAACCAAcaacaggaagaccagcacctCCCCTCCCCCATCTCCTCCCCAACCTGACAGCAACATGAACTCTGCTGCTCTAAACCTTGGCCAAGCTCAAGCGAAACACTCCCAACATCCACCTGTAAAAAAGTCCCACGATCTGCCACCAACTTCAACCACTGCCCACTACAGTTCTCCAAATCCCCCGTCTGAAAAGCCTCCTGATCC GAAAACATTTGTGGGGACAATCAGTCGTTTTATGACTGGTTCTGGAAAGAGGATGGTGGCTTATCGCAGACCTGATGGGACTATGGTCTTCATTGCACCAGAACCTGAAGA ggaggaggagcctTTATTTAAAGCCATCAGTATTGGAAACGTGAACAGAGTCAAAGCATTGGTGATGCAGCCAGCAACAAACCTGATGCTGCCCAGCAAACCAGGTTGGCTTGCCATTCATCAGGCTGCGTGGTTTGGCCAAGACGTCTGTCTAAAGGTTCTGTTGTCAG CTCAGCCCGGGATGATCAACAAGAGAACTGATCGTGGTGAGTCTGCGCTGCTCGTCGCTATCAGCAAAGACCGGCTGAGATGTGTTCAAGTGCTTCTAGCAAATGGAGCCGACCCTGAGATTACCAACTATGATAAGGAGACTCCACTCTACAAAG CTTGTGAGAGGAATAACGCTGCAATGGTGGCCGTGTTGTTGAACCATGGAGTGGCAGTAAACACTCCTTGTATTCATGGCTGCACTGCACTGCAAGAAGCTGTGGCCCAGAATAACAGTGAGATCTGTGAGATGTTGCTGAAGGCTGGAGctaaacacaaactcacaaatATGTTTGGCATCTCCCCGctcttcactgcagctcagagtgGGCATCTTGCAGCACTACGCTTTCTTCTCAAATGTG GTGCAGACATCAACACTCAGGCAGCTGATGGAGCCACTGCTTTGTACGAGGCATCAAAAAATGGACACAAAGAAATTGTGGAGCTCCTTCTTTTTCAGAATGCTGATGCCAACAAACCTGGAAAGACGGGCCTGTTACCGCTGCACATTGCTGCCCAGAAAGGAAGTGACAT cATTGTGTCCATGTTGGTTCCAGCCACCAGTAAGGCCAGAGTTCGGCGAACTGGAATCAGCCCACTTCACCTGGCAGCTGAACGTAACAGTGATGATGTGTTGGAGATTCTGATTGAGACAGGCTTTGATGTCAACGCTCAGCTCTCTGAAGAGTGGTCCAAGATGTATGAGGACCGCCGCAGCACAGCTTTGTACTTCGCTgtcatcaacaacaacattgATGCCACTCGCATGCTGCTGGCCGCTGGTGCTAACCCAAATGTGGATATGTTTAAGCCACTGATGGTGGCGGCAAGACAGGGATGCATCCAGACAGTCGCCCTGCTGGTGGAGCATGGAGCTGACATCAACGCCGGTATCCCCACCCACCCCACCACCTTCCCTGCAGTCTACATGTTCTCTATGAAGTACTTAGCCATGTTTAAGTATTTACTGGACCACGGAGGCCACGCGCTCCCCTGCTTTGATTGTGTCTACGGCAGTGACCCTCATCCATCAATCAAGACCACCCGATCACAGAGGGATGAGCTTCGCTACAGTGGCAGTCTGTCGCTGGAGTCACAGTTTAGGCGAGGTGTTCAG TTCTGTGAGATGATTTCCGTCCCGAGTATCAGTCGATGGGCTGGCCCAATTATTGATGTCCTATTGGACTACGTCGGTCATGTCACTCTGTGCGCCAGGCTGATGGAACACCTGGACAGTTACTCTGACTGGAGTGTCATAAAAGAGAAAGCAGGTGACTCAGTAATGAATACTAAATAA
- the LOC114849405 gene encoding ankyrin repeat and SOCS box protein 2-like isoform X2, whose translation MSSASVSPSGSAAPDPNFEDYSPYSNLSDEELLQLAIERSLTDATNNRKTSTSPPPSPPQPDSNMNSAALNLGQAQAKHSQHPPVKKSHDLPPTSTTAHYSSPNPPSEKPPDPKTFVGTISRFMTGSGKRMVAYRRPDGTMVFIAPEPEEEEEPLFKAISIGNVNRVKALVMQPATNLMLPSKPGWLAIHQAAWFGQDVCLKVLLSAQPGMINKRTDRGESALLVAISKDRLRCVQVLLANGADPEITNYDKETPLYKACERNNAAMVAVLLNHGVAVNTPCIHGCTALQEAVAQNNSEICEMLLKAGAKHKLTNMFGISPLFTAAQSGHLAALRFLLKCGADINTQAADGATALYEASKNGHKEIVELLLFQNADANKPGKTGLLPLHIAAQKGSDIIVSMLVPATSKARVRRTGISPLHLAAERNSDDVLEILIETGFDVNAQLSEEWSKMYEDRRSTALYFAVINNNIDATRMLLAAGANPNVDMFKPLMVAARQGCIQTVALLVEHGADINAGIPTHPTTFPAVYMFSMKYLAMFKYLLDHGGHALPCFDCVYGSDPHPSIKTTRSQRDELRYSGSLSLESQFRRGVQFCEMISVPSISRWAGPIIDVLLDYVGHVTLCARLMEHLDSYSDWSVIKEKAAPPRPLLQLCRLQILKLVGRHRVKRLQLPGGLIRFLQHQEAQLDNH comes from the exons ATGTCATCAGCCAGCGTCTCTCCTTCTGGATCAGCAGCCCCTGATCCCAACTTTGAGGATTATTCCCCTTATAGTAATCTAAGTGATGAAGAACTGTTGCAGCTTGCAATTGAGCGCAGTCTAACTGATGCAACCAAcaacaggaagaccagcacctCCCCTCCCCCATCTCCTCCCCAACCTGACAGCAACATGAACTCTGCTGCTCTAAACCTTGGCCAAGCTCAAGCGAAACACTCCCAACATCCACCTGTAAAAAAGTCCCACGATCTGCCACCAACTTCAACCACTGCCCACTACAGTTCTCCAAATCCCCCGTCTGAAAAGCCTCCTGATCC GAAAACATTTGTGGGGACAATCAGTCGTTTTATGACTGGTTCTGGAAAGAGGATGGTGGCTTATCGCAGACCTGATGGGACTATGGTCTTCATTGCACCAGAACCTGAAGA ggaggaggagcctTTATTTAAAGCCATCAGTATTGGAAACGTGAACAGAGTCAAAGCATTGGTGATGCAGCCAGCAACAAACCTGATGCTGCCCAGCAAACCAGGTTGGCTTGCCATTCATCAGGCTGCGTGGTTTGGCCAAGACGTCTGTCTAAAGGTTCTGTTGTCAG CTCAGCCCGGGATGATCAACAAGAGAACTGATCGTGGTGAGTCTGCGCTGCTCGTCGCTATCAGCAAAGACCGGCTGAGATGTGTTCAAGTGCTTCTAGCAAATGGAGCCGACCCTGAGATTACCAACTATGATAAGGAGACTCCACTCTACAAAG CTTGTGAGAGGAATAACGCTGCAATGGTGGCCGTGTTGTTGAACCATGGAGTGGCAGTAAACACTCCTTGTATTCATGGCTGCACTGCACTGCAAGAAGCTGTGGCCCAGAATAACAGTGAGATCTGTGAGATGTTGCTGAAGGCTGGAGctaaacacaaactcacaaatATGTTTGGCATCTCCCCGctcttcactgcagctcagagtgGGCATCTTGCAGCACTACGCTTTCTTCTCAAATGTG GTGCAGACATCAACACTCAGGCAGCTGATGGAGCCACTGCTTTGTACGAGGCATCAAAAAATGGACACAAAGAAATTGTGGAGCTCCTTCTTTTTCAGAATGCTGATGCCAACAAACCTGGAAAGACGGGCCTGTTACCGCTGCACATTGCTGCCCAGAAAGGAAGTGACAT cATTGTGTCCATGTTGGTTCCAGCCACCAGTAAGGCCAGAGTTCGGCGAACTGGAATCAGCCCACTTCACCTGGCAGCTGAACGTAACAGTGATGATGTGTTGGAGATTCTGATTGAGACAGGCTTTGATGTCAACGCTCAGCTCTCTGAAGAGTGGTCCAAGATGTATGAGGACCGCCGCAGCACAGCTTTGTACTTCGCTgtcatcaacaacaacattgATGCCACTCGCATGCTGCTGGCCGCTGGTGCTAACCCAAATGTGGATATGTTTAAGCCACTGATGGTGGCGGCAAGACAGGGATGCATCCAGACAGTCGCCCTGCTGGTGGAGCATGGAGCTGACATCAACGCCGGTATCCCCACCCACCCCACCACCTTCCCTGCAGTCTACATGTTCTCTATGAAGTACTTAGCCATGTTTAAGTATTTACTGGACCACGGAGGCCACGCGCTCCCCTGCTTTGATTGTGTCTACGGCAGTGACCCTCATCCATCAATCAAGACCACCCGATCACAGAGGGATGAGCTTCGCTACAGTGGCAGTCTGTCGCTGGAGTCACAGTTTAGGCGAGGTGTTCAG TTCTGTGAGATGATTTCCGTCCCGAGTATCAGTCGATGGGCTGGCCCAATTATTGATGTCCTATTGGACTACGTCGGTCATGTCACTCTGTGCGCCAGGCTGATGGAACACCTGGACAGTTACTCTGACTGGAGTGTCATAAAAGAGAAAGCAG cCCCCCCGCGaccactgctgcagctctgcaggctaCAAATACTGAAGCTGGTTGGACGTCATCGCGTGAAGAGGTTGCAGCTTCCTGGAGGTCTGATCCGTTTCCTGCAGCATCAGGAGGCACAACTCGACAACCACTGA